In Rhodothermus marinus DSM 4252, a single genomic region encodes these proteins:
- a CDS encoding glucose-6-phosphate isomerase, which translates to MIRYDLSTALSFLEAHDLEAVRPRAEAAHRMLLERTGPGHEMLGWRDLLLQPDDALLEDIDTTAAEIREQADVFLCLGIGGSYLGARAVIEALAPQFRSPVEAETERPRLPEVLFAGHHLSGRYLKELLAYLEGKSVYVNVISKSGTTLETMLAFRVLRPWLEARFPDAARRIIVTTDPARGRLHDMAETFGYRRYAIPPGVGGRFSVLTPVGLLPIAVAGIDIRSLFYGAVEMCERLTDASDNPALDYAALRYLFHERGYAIELLAVFEPRLSGIGAWWQQLFGESEGKAGKGLYPDAIQYSTDLHSLGQYVQEGRRHLIETFLMVEREPEPLTIPDTGDDRDGLAYLAGRTVQEVNRKAYEGTRKAHADGGAPVSTVWLERLAPGPLGACLYFFMHAVAISGYLLEVNPFDQPGVEAYKREMYRLLGKP; encoded by the coding sequence ATGATTCGCTACGATCTCTCCACCGCCCTGTCTTTTCTCGAAGCGCACGATCTGGAGGCCGTCCGCCCACGCGCGGAAGCCGCTCATCGCATGCTGCTGGAGCGTACCGGTCCCGGCCACGAGATGCTCGGCTGGCGCGACCTGCTGCTGCAGCCGGACGATGCCCTGCTGGAAGACATCGACACTACGGCCGCCGAGATCCGCGAGCAGGCCGACGTCTTTCTGTGCCTGGGCATCGGTGGTTCCTATCTGGGCGCCCGGGCCGTCATCGAAGCGCTCGCCCCGCAATTTCGGTCACCCGTCGAGGCCGAGACCGAGCGCCCACGCCTTCCTGAGGTACTGTTCGCCGGCCACCACCTGAGCGGCCGCTATCTGAAAGAACTGCTGGCCTATCTGGAAGGCAAGTCGGTCTATGTCAACGTCATCTCCAAAAGCGGCACCACGCTGGAGACCATGCTGGCCTTTCGCGTGCTGCGTCCCTGGCTGGAAGCCCGCTTTCCGGACGCCGCCCGCCGCATCATCGTTACCACCGATCCGGCCCGCGGCCGCCTGCACGACATGGCCGAAACCTTCGGCTACCGACGCTACGCCATCCCACCCGGCGTCGGCGGCCGCTTCTCGGTGCTGACGCCCGTCGGACTGCTCCCCATCGCGGTGGCCGGCATCGACATCCGCTCGCTGTTCTACGGCGCCGTCGAGATGTGCGAGCGCCTGACCGACGCTTCCGACAACCCGGCTCTCGACTATGCCGCCCTGCGCTACCTCTTTCACGAACGCGGCTACGCCATCGAACTGCTGGCCGTCTTCGAGCCACGGCTGAGCGGCATCGGCGCCTGGTGGCAACAACTCTTCGGCGAAAGCGAGGGCAAAGCGGGCAAAGGGCTCTACCCCGATGCCATCCAGTACTCCACCGACCTGCATTCGCTGGGCCAGTACGTGCAGGAAGGCCGCCGGCACCTGATCGAAACGTTCCTCATGGTGGAACGCGAACCCGAACCGCTGACCATCCCGGATACCGGCGACGATCGCGACGGCCTGGCCTACCTGGCCGGCCGTACGGTGCAGGAAGTCAACCGCAAAGCCTACGAAGGCACGCGCAAAGCCCACGCCGACGGCGGCGCGCCCGTCTCGACCGTCTGGCTCGAACGCCTGGCACCCGGACCACTCGGCGCCTGTCTTTACTTCTTCATGCATGCCGTGGCCATCAGCGGCTACCTGCTCGAGGTCAATCCCTTCGACCAGCCCGGCGTCGAGGCCTACAAGCGCGAAATGTACCGCCTGCTCGGCAAACCATGA